In Amycolatopsis jiangsuensis, the following proteins share a genomic window:
- a CDS encoding FGGY-family carbohydrate kinase has product MNEQVTVGIDVATAGVRAFAVCGGAVLTTAAAPLPPPARSDAGRSEQDASAWWPAAASALNAVTAALPARGAEVAAVSIAATSGTIVGVDAAGEPITPALMYDDRRGADHNRKAAELGAQRWQPLGSGVSPTAALGRIAWLAEHTDALAVRHTADVIAAHLTGHAVATDWSHALKSGYDPLAGEWPHEVFDGLGVPETMLPPVVAPTNVLGEVTVPVAGLPAGCLVIAGMTDGCAGQLAAGAVEPGRFVGILGTTYVLKGVTESLVPDPTGVMYSHRHPDGWWLPGGASNTGGESVAGTRELASLDDAAEFRGPASVVTFPLRRRGERFPFADGAAEGFVLGTPADEVELHRARLEGVAFVERLALDHLRRLGITVRDPLLAAGGGSQSPLWTSIRATTTGRGLRVAPHAETGYGAALLAAAAITPGGLREVCAGMPEGSLIEPRPDEQAAMTSSYRRFCHALHERGWIDDDLFSTAVA; this is encoded by the coding sequence GTGAACGAGCAGGTCACCGTCGGCATCGACGTTGCCACCGCGGGGGTTCGAGCCTTCGCGGTGTGCGGCGGTGCCGTGCTCACCACCGCGGCGGCGCCCTTGCCACCGCCGGCGCGTTCGGATGCCGGCCGCAGCGAACAGGACGCGTCGGCGTGGTGGCCCGCCGCGGCTTCCGCGCTGAATGCGGTCACGGCTGCGTTACCGGCACGCGGTGCGGAGGTCGCGGCAGTGTCGATCGCAGCGACCTCGGGCACCATTGTGGGAGTCGACGCCGCCGGAGAACCGATCACGCCGGCTCTGATGTATGACGACCGACGCGGTGCGGACCACAACCGGAAAGCGGCGGAGCTGGGTGCGCAGCGGTGGCAGCCGCTCGGCTCGGGTGTTTCGCCGACCGCTGCACTGGGTCGGATCGCCTGGCTGGCGGAACACACAGACGCACTCGCCGTCCGGCACACCGCGGACGTGATCGCCGCGCACTTGACCGGACACGCGGTCGCGACGGATTGGTCCCATGCACTGAAAAGTGGCTACGACCCGCTGGCGGGCGAATGGCCGCACGAGGTGTTCGACGGATTGGGTGTTCCGGAGACGATGCTGCCGCCAGTGGTGGCGCCGACGAACGTGCTCGGCGAGGTGACCGTACCGGTGGCCGGTCTGCCCGCGGGCTGCCTCGTGATCGCCGGCATGACGGATGGCTGTGCTGGTCAACTCGCTGCCGGCGCGGTGGAGCCGGGGCGCTTCGTCGGCATCCTCGGCACCACGTACGTGCTGAAAGGCGTCACCGAATCGCTTGTGCCGGATCCGACCGGGGTGATGTACAGCCATCGGCATCCGGACGGCTGGTGGCTTCCCGGCGGCGCGTCGAACACCGGAGGCGAGTCTGTTGCCGGCACTCGTGAGCTTGCGTCACTCGATGACGCCGCGGAGTTCCGCGGCCCGGCGAGTGTGGTGACGTTTCCCTTGCGACGCAGGGGCGAACGATTCCCGTTCGCCGATGGGGCAGCGGAAGGCTTCGTACTCGGCACGCCGGCGGACGAGGTCGAACTGCACCGTGCCCGGCTGGAGGGGGTCGCGTTCGTCGAGCGACTGGCGCTGGACCACTTGCGGCGTCTGGGGATCACTGTGCGGGACCCGCTCCTTGCCGCAGGCGGGGGAAGCCAGAGTCCTTTGTGGACGAGTATCCGGGCGACCACGACCGGTCGTGGGCTGCGGGTCGCACCGCACGCGGAAACCGGGTACGGAGCGGCCCTGCTGGCCGCGGCGGCGATCACACCGGGCGGGCTGCGGGAAGTCTGCGCAGGCATGCCGGAGGGATCACTGATCGAACCGAGGCCGGACGAACAGGCGGCGATGACGTCTTCGTACCGCAGGTTCTGCCACGCCCTGCACGAACGGGGGTGGATCGACGACGACTTGTTTTCGACAGCTGTGGCGTGA